Proteins from a genomic interval of Trifolium pratense cultivar HEN17-A07 linkage group LG6, ARS_RC_1.1, whole genome shotgun sequence:
- the LOC123892333 gene encoding disease resistance protein At4g27190-like: MIANEVDVVQGRSDFNEVCYIPALYEIASSSATCVGEKFETRELFKEGILKAPKDPKACNIGVYGFGGVGKTFLVNEVADIAKQQKLFDAVVIVHVSKTPDIKKIQEVIADTLGLTFGEVSTKGRADRLKMRIKAEKSVLVILDDIWQKVDLVKEVGIPSNKEHIGCKLLMTSRTQDVLQQMDVQKDFTFRLELLSELETWSLFQSMAEDVVNDISFKKVATEIARQCKGLPLLIVTMASGLKSKDIYAWKDALSKLQNVGHEKMDVITHSALELSYNWLATDETKALFLLSAVLGDFDNPEDYLLKVAMSLDIFKNISTVDDARNRLHSIIESLKASCLLLEGNKRSRRIQMHDLVRDVGISIACRNKDVYMCETKDWFEGISYRGFSENVLTYHLR, encoded by the coding sequence ATGATAGCAAATGAGGTTGATGTAGTTCAGGGAAGAAGTGATTTCAATGAAGTTTGTTACATTCCTGCTCTATATGAAATTGCCTCTTCTTCTGCCACATGTGTTGGTGAAAAGTTTGAGACAAGGGAGTTATTTAAGGAGGGCATCTTGAAGGCTCCCAAGGATCCTAAAGCATGCAACATTGGAGTCTATGGTTTCGGTGGGGTGGGTAAGACCTTTCTGGTGAACGAAGTCGCTGATATAGctaaacaacaaaaattgtttgATGCAGTGGTTATCGTCCATGTATCCAAAACTCCAGATATTAAGAAAATTCAAGAGGTGATTGCAGATACGTTGGGTCTAACATTTGGAGAAGTAAGTACTAAGGGTAGAGCTGACCGCCTAAAGATGAGAATTAAAGCTGAGAAATCTGTCCTTGTTATTCTAGATGATATTTGGCAGAAAGTTGATCTGGTTAAAGAAGTAGGAATTCCATCCAACAAGGAACACATTGGTTGCAAATTGTTGATGACCTCTAGAACTCAAGATGTGTTGCAGCAAATGGACGTCCAAAAGGATTTCACTTTCAGACTTGAACTTCTAAGTGAACTAGAAACATGGAGCTTGTTTCAATCTATGGCAGAGGATGTGGTTAACGATATCAGTTTCAAAAAGGTAGCAACTGAAATTGCTAGACAATGTAAAGGTTTGCCTCTTCTCATAGTGACAATGGCAAGCGGATTGAAAAGTAAGGATATTTATGCTTGGAAAGATGCATTGAGCAAATTACAAAATGTTGGTCATGAGAAAATGGATGTCATAACACATTCTGCTTTAGAGTTGAGTTACAACTGGTTGGCAACTGACGAAACTAAGGCACTCTTCTTGCTTTCTGCTGTACTAGGAGACTTTGATAATCCTGAAGATTACTTATTGAAAGTTGCAATGAGTTTGGACATATTCAAGAATATAAGTACCGTGGATGATGCAAGAAACAGACTTCATAGTATAATTGAATCATTGAAAGCATCTTGCTTGTTACTTGAAGGTAATAAGAGAAGTCGGCGTATCCAAATGcatgaccttgttcgtgatgtTGGTATCTCCATAGCATGTAGGAATAAAGATGTTTATATGTGTGAAACCAAAGACTGGTTTGAAGGAATATCTTACCGTGGATTTTCCGAAAATGTGCTCACATATCATCTTAGATAA
- the LOC123888040 gene encoding putative kinase-like protein TMKL1, which produces MAFLKNPFSLYISIFIFFCFCNKASTKTIPPSTSSDVELLLLKIKPLLQGNTENLVLSSWNTSIPLCQWRGLKWVFTNGSSLSCNDLSSPQWNNLLFFKDPFLHLLSLQLPSANLSGSVPREIGQFPMLKSVYLNINSLSGTIPLELGYGSSLDDIDFSDNLLSGVLPPSIWNLCDKLVSLKIHGNLLSGSVSEPALPDSSCKFLKFLDLGGNKFSGNFPDFVTNFGALKELDLGNNMFSGTISEGLVGLRLEKLNLSHNNFTGVVPFFGESKFGVDAFEGNSPDLCGSPLQSCSKNSSLSSGAVAGIVISLMTGAVVLASLLIGYMQNKKKKGSGESEDELNDEEEDEENGGGNSVGGNGGEGKLMLFPGGENLTLDDVLNATGQVMEKTCYGTAYKAKLADGGTIALRLLREGTCKDRSSCLAVIKQLGKIRHENLIPLRAFYQGKRGEKLLIYDYLPLRTLHDLLHEIKAGKPVLNWARRHKIALGIARGLAYLHTGLDDPITHANVRSKNVLVDDFFVARITDFALDKLMIPSIADEMVALAKADGYKAPELQRMKKCNSRTDVYAFGILLLEILIGKKPGKNGRSGEYVDLPSMVKVAVLEETTMEVFDVELLKGIRSPMEDGLVQALKLAMGCCAPVASVRPSMEEVVRQLEENRPRNRSALYSPTETRSGSITPF; this is translated from the exons ATGGCATTCCTCAAAAACCCTTTCTCTCTCTACATttccatcttcatcttcttctgttTCTGCAACAAAGCTTCAACAAAAACTATACCTCCTTCAACTTCTTCTGATGTTGAACTTCTCTTACTAAAAATCAAACCTTTACTTCAAGGTAACACTGAAAACCTTGTTCTTTCTTCATGGAACACTTCAATACCACTTTGTCAATGGAGAGGACTCAAATGGGTATTCACAAATGGTTCATCTCTTTCATGCAATGATTTATCTTCACCACAATGGAacaatcttttgttttttaaagaCCCTTTTTTGCATTTGTTGTCTCTTCAACTTCCTTCTGCAAATCTCTCTGGTTCTGTTCCAAGAGAGATTGGTCAGTTTCCTATGTTGAAAAGTGTTTATCTTAATATTAATTCATTGAGTGGTACTATTCCTCTTGAACTTGGTTATGGTTCTTCTCTTGATGATATTGATTTTAGTGATAATCTTTTGAGTGGTGTTCTTCCACCTTCTATATGGAATTTGTGTGATAAACTTGTTTCTCTTAAAATTCATGGAAATTTATTATCTGGGTCTGTTTCAGAACCTGCATTACCTGATTCATCTTGTAAATTTTTGAAGTTTCTTGATTTGGGTGGTAATAAATTTTCTGGTAATTTTCCTgattttgttactaattttgGTGCCTTAAAAGAGCTTGATTTAGGGAATAATATGTTTAGTGGTACAATTTCTGAGGGTTTAGTTGGACTTAGGTTAGAAAAATTGAATCTTTCTCATAATAATTTTACTGGGGTTGTTCCGTTTTTCGGAGAATCGAAATTTGGTGTTGATGCTTTTGAAGGGAATAGTCCTGATTTATGTGGTTCACCTTTGCAAAGTTGTAGTAAGAATTCTTCATTGAGTTCTGGTGCTGTTGCTGGTATTGTTATTAGTCTTATGACAGGTGCCGTTGTTTTGGCTTCGTTGTTGATTGGTTATAtgcaaaacaagaagaaaaagggtAGTGGTGAGAGTGAAGATGAATTGAacgatgaagaagaagacgaagaaaaCGGTGGTGGAAATTCGGTTGGTGGAAATGGTGGTGAAGGGAAGCTTATGTTATTTCCTGGTGGTGAGAATTTGACACTTGATGATGTGTTGAATGCGACCGGTCAAGTTATGGAGAAGACGTGTTATGGAACAGCTTATAAGGCTAAGCTTGCTGATGGAGGAACAATTGCTTTGAGGTTGTTGAGAGAAGGTACTTGCAAGGATAGGAGTTCATGTTTGGCGGTTATTAAACAGTTGGGAAAAATTCGACATGAGAATTTGATTCCTTTGAGAGCATTCTATCAAGGGAAAAGAGGGGAGAAGCTGCTTATTTATGACTATTTGCCTCTTCGAACTCTTCATGATCTTTTGCATG AAATTAAAGCAGGAAAACCAGTGCTTAACTGGGCTAGGAGACACAAAATTGCATTAGGTATAGCAAGAGGACTAGCATATCTTCATACAGGACTCGACGATCCTATAACTCACGCAAATGTAAGATCCAAGAACGTGCTTGTGGACGACTTCTTTGTTGCCAGGATCACCGATTTCGCCCTCGATAAGCTAATGATCCCTTCAATAGCCGACGAAATGGTTGCGCTTGCCAAGGCCGACGGCTACAAAGCACCAGAGCTTCAAAGAATGAAGAAATGTAACTCACGGACCGATGTCTACGCATTTGGTATATTACTTCTTGAAATCTTGATCGGTAAGAAGCCTGGTAAGAACGGAAGAAGTGGTGAGTACGTGGATTTACCTTCGATGGTGAAAGTAGCTGTTTTGGAAGAGACAACGATGGAAGTGTTCGATGTGGAACTGTTGAAAGGGATAAGAAGTCCAATGGAAGATGGGTTGGTTCAAGCATTGAAGCTAGCGATGGGATGTTGTGCGCCTGTAGCATCGGTAAGACCGAGCATGGAAGAAGTTGTGAGGCAGTTGGAGGAGAATAGACCAAGGAATAGGTCTGCTTTATACAGTCCAACTGAGACAAGAAGTGGGAGTATTACACCATTTTGA
- the LOC123888041 gene encoding RINT1-like protein MAG2 isoform X1: MEPLQTLPPPSQLSHSALSFLDHKFPTATVLADSPNFVTELQFQCSELDRALAELTRRLGAGLAAYASFSGEIHSLFDGVNSKLHELSATCSSSIVPDGGRDEGDGKGGKGFREELATLAKEVARLETVRVYAETALKLDTLVGDIEDAVSYTMSKNIRKHSFDENSGDMRLFAIKKLKMTEEILTSITKIHPQWKQLVSAVDHRVDRALAILRPQAIADHRALLASLGWPPPLSAFTSSNSDARIANQVLNPLQSMHADHKLKYTENFLALCNLQELQRKRKSRQLVGHDREVALRQPLWAIEELVNPLSLASQKHFSKWVDKPEFIFTLVYKITRDYVDSVDEMLQPLVDEAKVVGYSCREEWISAMVTSLSTYLAKEIFPSYITQLDEESVTGVQSSARISWLHLIDLMIAFDKRIISMVENSGILLSLDDDILQRISSLSVFCDRPDWLDLWAEIELGDTLGKLKPDIENENNWRKKIEGVVLSSSTTDDHKSPLVSSAFVRQLASVVERCRSLPSVTLRSKFLRLVGVPIIRKFFDSILIRCQEAEGLTALTDNDALIKVAISVNAAHYFESVLKEWSEDVFFLEMGVDDDNKVELPSNTNRDSEGLPESSNRVIFDDEIKNLEEFRTEWVEKIAVVILRGFDARSREYLKNKKQWQKIEEGWTVSKTLIEALDYLQGKMSVVEECLNSRDFVGVWRSLAAGIDRLFFNGILLSNAKFHNGGVERFGSDLDVLFGVFGAWCLRPEGFFPNINEGLKLLKIDEKRVQECMTGGKRWLKGNGIRHLSVSEAEKILKNRVFTS; encoded by the exons ATGGAGCCACTCCAAACACTGCCACCACCTTCTCAACTCTCGCACTCCGCACTCTCCTTCCTCGACCACAAGTTCCCCACCGCAACTGTCCTCGCCGATTCTCCAAATTTCGTCACCGAGCTTCAATTTCAGTGCTCTGAGTTGGATCGGGCTCTTGCAGAGTTAACTCGGAGACTTGGAGCGGGTCTTGCGGCATACGCTTCATTTTCCGGCGAAATTCATAGCCTCTTCGACGGTGTCAATAGCAAATTGCATGAACTATCCGCTACATGCTCCTCCAGCATTGTGCCAG ATGGAGGAAGAGATGAAGGAGATGGTAAAGGTGGGAAAGGTTTTAGAGAGGAACTTGCGACTTTGGCGAAGGAAGTTGCTAGGTTGGAGACAGTTCGTGTTTATGCAG AGACAGCATTGAAACTTGATACTTTGGTTGGTGATATTGAAGATGCTGTATCATATACCATGAGCAAAAATATAAGGAAGCATTCTTTTGACGAGAATTCAGGA GATATGCGTCTGTTTGccattaaaaaacttaaaatgacAGAAGAAATATTGACTTCAATTACAAAGATACACCCCCAATGGAAGCAACTTGTATCAGCAGTTGACCATAGAGTAGATCGAGCTCTAGCCATTTTAAGACCTCAGGCCATTGCTGATCATCGGGCACTTCTAGCTTCGCTTGGATGGCCTCCACCTCTTTCTGCTTTTACTTCCTCAAACTCAGATGCAAGGATTGCAAATCAAGTTTTGAATCCTCTACAAAGCATGCATGCTGATCATAAGCTCAAGTACACTGAAAACTTTCTTGCTTTGTGCAACCTACAGGAGTTGCAAAGGAAAAGGAAGTCAAGACAACTTGTGGGCCATGATAGGGAAGTTGCCCTACGACAACCACTTTGGGCAATTGAAGAGCTTGTAAATCCCCTATCATTGGCTTCCCAAAAGCATTTCTCAAAATGGGTTGATAAGCCAGAATTTATTTTTACCCTCGTGTATAAGATCACAAGGGATTATGTTGATTCTGTAGATGAAATGTTGCAGCCATTGGTAGATGAAGCTAAGGTAGTTGGATATAGTTGTCGAGAAGAATGGATCTCAGCAATGGTAACTTCCTTATCCACATACTTGGCAAAGGAAATTTTCCCTAGTTACATTACTCAACTTGATGAGGAGAGTGTTACAGGTGTTCAGTCATCTGCTAGAATATCATGGCTTCACCTCATTGACTTGATGATAGCTTTTGACAAAAGGATTATATCTATGGTAGAAAATTCTGGGATTTTATTATCTTTAGATGATGATATCTTGCAGAGAATTTCTTCTCTATCTGTATTTTGTGATCGTCCAGACTGGCTTGATTTGTGGGCAGAAATAGAGCTAGGTGATACCCTAGGTAAGTTGAAACCAGACATTGAAAATGAGAATAATTGGAGAAAGAAAATTGAAGGTGTAGTTCTTTCATCAAGTACTACAGATGATCACAAGTCTCCTCTGGTTTCCAGTGCTTTTGTTCGCCAGTTAGCATCTGTTGTTGAACGTTGTCGGTCATTGCCTAGTGTTACTTTGAGGTCAAAATTTCTCAGATTAGTAGGTGTGCCGATTATAAGAAAGTTTTTTGATTCCATACTTATCCGCTGCCAAGAAGCTGAAGGGTTGACTGCCTTAACTGATAATGATGCTTTAATTAAAGTTGCAATTTCCGTCAATGCCGCTCATTACTTCGAATCTGTTTTAAAGGAATGGTCTGAGGATGTCTTTTTCCTTGAGATGGGGGTGGATGATGATAACAAAGTGGAATTACCAAGTAATACAAATAGGGATAGTGAAGGGTTGCCAGAGAGTTCCAATAGAGTTATCTTTGACGACGAGATCAAAAATTTGGAAGAGTTTAGAACAGAGTGGGTTGAAAAGATAGCTGTAGTTATTTTGAGAGGATTTGATGCTCGTTCTCGAGAATATCTGAAGAACAAAAAGCAATGGCAGAAGATCGAAGAAGGATGGACAGTGTCGAAGACTCTAATAGAGGCCCTGGATTATCTGCAAGGTAAAATGTCAGTGGTAGAAGAATGTTTGAATAGTAGGGACTTTGTCGGGGTTTGGAGAAGTTTGGCTGCAGGAATAGATCGGTTATTTTTTAATGGTATTCTCCTCAGCAATGCAAAATTTCATAATGGTGGTGTTGAAAGATTTGGGAGTGACTTAGATGTTTTATTTGGAGTATTTGGCGCATGGTGTTTGAGGCCGGAAGGTTTTTTCCCAAATATAAATGAgggtctgaagttgttgaagatTGATGAAAAGAGAGTGCAAGAATGTATGACAGGGGGGAAGAGATGGCTAAAGGGTAATGGGATCAGACATTTAAGTGTATCTGAAGCAGAAAAGATTTTGAAGAATAGAGTATTCACAAGTTGA
- the LOC123892331 gene encoding putative nuclease HARBI1 produces the protein METHAILKLEKLLVSRGWLHPSKEMTSLEALAMFLWSCAHSETNRNIQNKFGKSGETVSRKFTEVLESLCLLAKEIVKPPDFNFVEIPSKIKDDRRYWPYFEGCIGAIDGTHIPAIVPTKDQIPYIGRKGYPTQNVMLVCNFDMLITFVVVGWPGTAHDTRILSSVIEKMKSVFPHPPEGKYYLVDAGNPNMKGYLSPYKGERYHIPDFRDGSPAEGIREVFNHAHSSLRNVIERTIGVWKKRWHILCDMRPFPLIKQQKIIVATTALHNFIRICGVEDVEFNKCDQNRGYIPEREEERNTNEDMSSHNLRRVQDGSYMDRARNQIATRLLENKIV, from the exons atGGAAACTCATGCTATATTGAAACTTGAAAAATTATTAGTGAGTAGGGGATGGTTGCACCCATCTAAAGAAATGACATCATTGGAGGCACTTGCTATGTTTCTTTGGAGTTGTGCACATAGTGAAACTAATCgaaatattcaaaataaatttggaaagtCGGGAGAGACCGTAAGTAGGAAGTTTACTGAAGTTCTAGAAAGTTTATGTTTACTAGCAAAAGAAATTGTGAAGCCTCCAGATTTTAACTTTGTAGAAATTCCCTCCAAAATCAAGGATGATCGAAGGTATTGGCCATACTTTGAAGGATGCATCGGTGCTATAGATGGAACACATATTCCTGCAATTGTTCCCACTAAAGATCAAATTCCCTATATTGGAAGAAAGGGATATCCAACACAGAACGTCATGTTAGTGTGTAACTTTGATATGTTAAtcacttttgttgttgttggatggCCTGGTACTGCACATGACACTCGTATTCTTTCGTCTGttattgaaaaaatgaaaagtgtTTTCCCTCATCCTCCTGAAG gaAAATACTATTTAGTTGATGCTGGAAATCCAAACATGAAAGGATATTTATCACCATATAAAGGTGAAAGATATCATATTCCTGATTTTAGAGATGGAAGTCCAGCAGAAGGCATACGTGAAGTATTCAATCATGCACATTCTTCATTGAGAAATGTCATTGAAAGAACAATTGGCGTTTGGAAGAAGAGGTGGCATATTTTATGTGATATGAGACCATTTCCACTAATCAAACAACAAAAGATCATAGTTGCAACAACAGCGCTCCATAACTTCATTCGAATATGTGGTGTTGAAGATGTGGAATTTAACAAGTGTGATCAAAACCGTGGGTATATACCGGAgcgtgaagaagaaagaaatactAATGAAGATATGAGTTCACACAATCTTAGAAGAGTACAAGATGGGAGCTATATGGATAGAGCTAGAAATCAAATAGCCACTAGATTGTTGGAAAACAAAATCGTTTAA
- the LOC123888044 gene encoding uncharacterized protein LOC123888044, with amino-acid sequence MDIKYFIFLFFLCAPIIISVVAIESSKDGKQYGAIKEFKIKMGFTTWNTWNLYDPLQRLGNRKRRKGSKGSSLEENGGEGSGEDKGEPIEGGKDKESAPST; translated from the exons ATggacatcaaatattttatcttCTTGTTCTTTCTTTGTGCACCAATTATTATATCTGTTGTGGCAATTGAATCATCCAAAGATGGAAAAcaat ATGGTGCAATAAaagaattcaaaataaaaatgggGTTCACTACATGGAATACTTGGAACCTCTATGATCCCCTCCAAAGACTTGGTAATCGTAAAAGACGCAAGGGCTCAAAAGGATCAAGCTTAGAAGAAAATGGTGGCGAAGGAAGTGGAGAAGATAAAGGTGAACCAATTGAAGGTGGAAAAGACAAAGAAAGTGCACCTTCAACTTAA
- the LOC123888043 gene encoding uncharacterized protein LOC123888043, translating into MKQDDPCLAYKTNLDPLQFSLMFSLMDTLRTDWTTWKQLIGKETGLGWNHATGNIDADPSWWEAKIRENVKYAKFRYQGLEFRDEMEFIFGEAVATSQYQWTPTLGVPSESNINNTTTNVPHEIIESDDSGYNDEDLTLVENTQFKKKRKIVSNMGEKAAKGRAKVGTASAMRKTFERLVEAAEDHNDVEKTGIAATSHVHGQYSIPDCVKLLKKAKDEGFLNSQQFSYALEMLKDEQNRVLLISLKESKDDLVEWILYKYAEKKSSNN; encoded by the exons ATGAAACAAGATGATCCATGTCTCGCATACAAAACcaatttggatcctctccaattttctctcatgttttctctcatgGATACTTTGAGAACGGATTGGACCACCTGGAAACAATTAATTGGCAAAGAAACAGGTTTGGGCTGGAATCACGCGACAGGAAATATTGATGCTGATCCTTCATGGTGGGAGGCTAAGATAAGG GAGAATGTAAAATATGCAAAATTTCGCTATCAAGGTTTAGAATTTCGTGATGAAATGGAATTCATATTCGGGGAGGCAGTGGCAACAAGTCAATACCAATGGACACCGACTTTGGGTGTTCCATCTGAATCTAATATCAATAATACAACGACAAATGTGCCACATGAAATTATTGAATCTGATGATAGTGGATATAATGATGAAGACCTTACCCTTGTGGAAAATACTCaattcaaaaagaaaagaaagattgTGTCAAATATGGGAGAAAAGGCAGCAAAGGGTAGGGCAAAGGTTGGGACAGCATCAGCAATGAGAAAAACATTTGAGCGATTAGTTGAAGCAGCCGAAGATCATAATGATGTTGAAAAGACTGGAATTGCTGCTACATCTCATGTCCATGGCCAATACTCTATTCCAGATTGtgttaaattattgaaaaaagcAAAGGATGAAGGTTTTTTGAATAGTCAACAATTTAGTTATGCTTTAGAAATGCTTAAAGATGAACAAAATAGAGTCTTGCTAATATCCTTAAAAGAATCTAAGGATGATTTGGTAGAGTGGATTCTATACAAGTATGCTGAAAAGAAATCATCCAATAATTAG
- the LOC123888041 gene encoding RINT1-like protein MAG2 isoform X2: MSKNIRKHSFDENSGDMRLFAIKKLKMTEEILTSITKIHPQWKQLVSAVDHRVDRALAILRPQAIADHRALLASLGWPPPLSAFTSSNSDARIANQVLNPLQSMHADHKLKYTENFLALCNLQELQRKRKSRQLVGHDREVALRQPLWAIEELVNPLSLASQKHFSKWVDKPEFIFTLVYKITRDYVDSVDEMLQPLVDEAKVVGYSCREEWISAMVTSLSTYLAKEIFPSYITQLDEESVTGVQSSARISWLHLIDLMIAFDKRIISMVENSGILLSLDDDILQRISSLSVFCDRPDWLDLWAEIELGDTLGKLKPDIENENNWRKKIEGVVLSSSTTDDHKSPLVSSAFVRQLASVVERCRSLPSVTLRSKFLRLVGVPIIRKFFDSILIRCQEAEGLTALTDNDALIKVAISVNAAHYFESVLKEWSEDVFFLEMGVDDDNKVELPSNTNRDSEGLPESSNRVIFDDEIKNLEEFRTEWVEKIAVVILRGFDARSREYLKNKKQWQKIEEGWTVSKTLIEALDYLQGKMSVVEECLNSRDFVGVWRSLAAGIDRLFFNGILLSNAKFHNGGVERFGSDLDVLFGVFGAWCLRPEGFFPNINEGLKLLKIDEKRVQECMTGGKRWLKGNGIRHLSVSEAEKILKNRVFTS, from the exons ATGAGCAAAAATATAAGGAAGCATTCTTTTGACGAGAATTCAGGA GATATGCGTCTGTTTGccattaaaaaacttaaaatgacAGAAGAAATATTGACTTCAATTACAAAGATACACCCCCAATGGAAGCAACTTGTATCAGCAGTTGACCATAGAGTAGATCGAGCTCTAGCCATTTTAAGACCTCAGGCCATTGCTGATCATCGGGCACTTCTAGCTTCGCTTGGATGGCCTCCACCTCTTTCTGCTTTTACTTCCTCAAACTCAGATGCAAGGATTGCAAATCAAGTTTTGAATCCTCTACAAAGCATGCATGCTGATCATAAGCTCAAGTACACTGAAAACTTTCTTGCTTTGTGCAACCTACAGGAGTTGCAAAGGAAAAGGAAGTCAAGACAACTTGTGGGCCATGATAGGGAAGTTGCCCTACGACAACCACTTTGGGCAATTGAAGAGCTTGTAAATCCCCTATCATTGGCTTCCCAAAAGCATTTCTCAAAATGGGTTGATAAGCCAGAATTTATTTTTACCCTCGTGTATAAGATCACAAGGGATTATGTTGATTCTGTAGATGAAATGTTGCAGCCATTGGTAGATGAAGCTAAGGTAGTTGGATATAGTTGTCGAGAAGAATGGATCTCAGCAATGGTAACTTCCTTATCCACATACTTGGCAAAGGAAATTTTCCCTAGTTACATTACTCAACTTGATGAGGAGAGTGTTACAGGTGTTCAGTCATCTGCTAGAATATCATGGCTTCACCTCATTGACTTGATGATAGCTTTTGACAAAAGGATTATATCTATGGTAGAAAATTCTGGGATTTTATTATCTTTAGATGATGATATCTTGCAGAGAATTTCTTCTCTATCTGTATTTTGTGATCGTCCAGACTGGCTTGATTTGTGGGCAGAAATAGAGCTAGGTGATACCCTAGGTAAGTTGAAACCAGACATTGAAAATGAGAATAATTGGAGAAAGAAAATTGAAGGTGTAGTTCTTTCATCAAGTACTACAGATGATCACAAGTCTCCTCTGGTTTCCAGTGCTTTTGTTCGCCAGTTAGCATCTGTTGTTGAACGTTGTCGGTCATTGCCTAGTGTTACTTTGAGGTCAAAATTTCTCAGATTAGTAGGTGTGCCGATTATAAGAAAGTTTTTTGATTCCATACTTATCCGCTGCCAAGAAGCTGAAGGGTTGACTGCCTTAACTGATAATGATGCTTTAATTAAAGTTGCAATTTCCGTCAATGCCGCTCATTACTTCGAATCTGTTTTAAAGGAATGGTCTGAGGATGTCTTTTTCCTTGAGATGGGGGTGGATGATGATAACAAAGTGGAATTACCAAGTAATACAAATAGGGATAGTGAAGGGTTGCCAGAGAGTTCCAATAGAGTTATCTTTGACGACGAGATCAAAAATTTGGAAGAGTTTAGAACAGAGTGGGTTGAAAAGATAGCTGTAGTTATTTTGAGAGGATTTGATGCTCGTTCTCGAGAATATCTGAAGAACAAAAAGCAATGGCAGAAGATCGAAGAAGGATGGACAGTGTCGAAGACTCTAATAGAGGCCCTGGATTATCTGCAAGGTAAAATGTCAGTGGTAGAAGAATGTTTGAATAGTAGGGACTTTGTCGGGGTTTGGAGAAGTTTGGCTGCAGGAATAGATCGGTTATTTTTTAATGGTATTCTCCTCAGCAATGCAAAATTTCATAATGGTGGTGTTGAAAGATTTGGGAGTGACTTAGATGTTTTATTTGGAGTATTTGGCGCATGGTGTTTGAGGCCGGAAGGTTTTTTCCCAAATATAAATGAgggtctgaagttgttgaagatTGATGAAAAGAGAGTGCAAGAATGTATGACAGGGGGGAAGAGATGGCTAAAGGGTAATGGGATCAGACATTTAAGTGTATCTGAAGCAGAAAAGATTTTGAAGAATAGAGTATTCACAAGTTGA
- the LOC123888039 gene encoding uncharacterized protein LOC123888039 has product MVAYGSVHNFSSIPSCCQNRILAPAHYQFRSPNSILKLKKQTFLSNTQFTISRTQKPRSSFVVYAAQSNISKVLQNAWRVGKDGIDAGTNLVPNSVPRPIARIAVTFVALSAVLFVFKSLLSTAFFILATIGLAYFAYLAFNKDEGPRSGNGGTTTKPMDDPVEEANRIMDKYK; this is encoded by the exons atggtTGCTTATGGTTCTGTTCACAACTTTAGTTCTATCCCAAGTTGCTGTCAAAATCGAATCTTGGCTCCTGCCCATTATCAATTTCGTTCACCCAATTCAATTTTGAAGTTAAAGAAACAAACTTTCCTCTCAAACACTCAATTCACGATTTCTAGAACTCAGAAACCTCGCTCCAGTTTTGTAGTTTATGCAGCACAGTCCAATATTTCTAAAG TTCTGCAGAATGCATGGAGAGTTGGTAAGGATGGAATTGACGCAGGCACAAATCTTGTTCCG AATTCTGTACCGAGACCAATAGCAAGGATTGCAGTAACTTTTGTGGCTTTGAGTGCTGTGCTTTTTGTATTCAAGTCTCTCCTCTCTACAGCTTTCTTTATATTG GCTACCATAGGACTTGCATACTTCGCATACCTAGCATTCAATAAAGATGAAGGACCACGTAGTGGGAATGGAGGAACTACAACCAAACCTATGGATGATCCTGTGGAAGAGGCTAATAGGATAATGGATAAGTACAAGTAG